One Phaeobacter sp. G2 genomic window carries:
- a CDS encoding FAD-dependent oxidoreductase: MPVELSFSNDAAILTIDNSPLNLINAEVRAGIQHCIFKVLETGATRLIITGTGTTFVAGADAKEFGKLPVDPQLNDVLMQLAHLPIPTIAAINGAALGGGLEIALACCYRIASTSAKLGLPEVNLGIVPGAGGTQRLPRLIGIEAALDMIVTGKAVSAEQALKMGLIQLLADDPLGAAIALDDDVLEAAQAPDNLPSPKPNHVAAEVARAHVARRMPGQNAPQVAVNLVAASATTPLHDALASERSAFLDLRTSDQARALRHVFFTERTATNKGRAYPRPSRDAETAIVVGGGNMGAAIAYTLATAGISVTVVERSASSAEWASKNLQKLIDQGISRGILSVDAAKTVEDRLVTVSGYDALPPTDLAIEAAFEDFAVKTAILTELEGALPPETIIATNTSYLDVNRLSDGLKHPARFVGMHFFSPAHIMKLLEVVRSDRTSDGTLGAALVLAHRLGKIPVLSGVCDGFIGNRILSSYRRAANRLLVEGANVDEIDAAMRGFGMAMGPYAAQDMSGLDIAYANIRRKAVAEGNCCGHVPLVERLVEKHKRLGRKSGAGWYDYGPDGKPSHSELVASEILRVSEEMNFTRREFSADEIVESLLLTMVAEACDILDEGVAEKPQDIDLVMIHGYGFPRWRGGLMHHAKNIGKDRLTALFSAHVKEDPCGWRVPRYLERVFATGEEHVSMFPTITGR; the protein is encoded by the coding sequence GGAATACAACACTGTATCTTCAAAGTCCTCGAAACTGGGGCTACCAGGCTGATTATCACCGGCACAGGAACGACCTTCGTCGCGGGCGCGGATGCGAAGGAATTCGGTAAGTTGCCTGTTGATCCACAACTAAATGATGTGCTGATGCAACTTGCACACCTCCCGATTCCTACTATCGCAGCAATCAACGGGGCTGCGCTTGGTGGGGGACTAGAGATTGCTCTGGCTTGCTGCTATCGCATCGCCTCAACTTCTGCCAAACTGGGCTTGCCAGAGGTAAACTTGGGGATCGTGCCTGGCGCAGGGGGAACCCAAAGACTGCCGCGACTTATCGGTATTGAAGCTGCGCTTGACATGATTGTCACCGGGAAGGCTGTTTCCGCCGAGCAGGCACTGAAAATGGGACTGATCCAGCTGCTAGCCGATGACCCGCTTGGCGCGGCCATAGCTCTCGATGACGATGTACTAGAGGCGGCACAGGCACCCGACAATCTTCCTTCACCAAAGCCAAACCACGTCGCAGCGGAAGTCGCCCGAGCGCATGTAGCGCGGCGTATGCCTGGCCAGAATGCCCCGCAGGTTGCGGTGAACCTAGTCGCGGCCAGTGCGACGACGCCGCTGCACGACGCACTAGCCAGCGAGCGCTCTGCGTTTTTGGACCTTCGTACCTCGGATCAGGCGCGGGCCCTTAGGCACGTTTTCTTCACCGAGCGTACCGCAACCAACAAGGGGCGCGCCTACCCCCGACCTTCCCGAGATGCTGAAACCGCCATCGTGGTCGGTGGTGGCAATATGGGCGCAGCTATTGCGTACACGCTGGCGACCGCAGGGATCTCGGTGACTGTCGTCGAACGTAGTGCCTCGTCCGCCGAGTGGGCCAGTAAAAACCTGCAAAAGCTGATTGATCAGGGTATCAGTCGCGGTATTCTGTCCGTCGATGCGGCAAAGACGGTTGAAGACCGGCTGGTTACGGTCTCAGGCTATGACGCTCTGCCACCAACCGATCTAGCAATCGAGGCGGCCTTCGAGGATTTTGCGGTTAAGACCGCGATCCTGACCGAACTCGAAGGCGCACTGCCACCCGAGACCATCATTGCCACAAACACATCCTATCTCGATGTAAATCGGCTCTCTGATGGGTTGAAACACCCGGCACGCTTTGTAGGGATGCATTTCTTCAGTCCTGCGCATATTATGAAACTTCTGGAAGTCGTCAGGAGCGACCGAACGTCAGACGGAACATTAGGTGCAGCACTTGTGCTGGCGCACAGGCTTGGTAAAATCCCGGTACTGTCTGGTGTTTGCGATGGCTTCATCGGAAACCGAATTTTGTCGAGCTACCGTCGCGCCGCTAATCGCCTTCTGGTGGAGGGGGCTAATGTCGACGAGATCGACGCGGCTATGCGCGGATTCGGTATGGCGATGGGTCCATATGCTGCACAGGACATGTCGGGGCTGGACATCGCCTACGCGAATATCCGTCGCAAGGCAGTTGCCGAAGGGAACTGCTGTGGTCACGTGCCCTTGGTCGAGCGGCTGGTCGAAAAGCACAAACGCCTAGGACGCAAATCGGGCGCCGGATGGTACGACTATGGGCCAGACGGCAAACCCTCACATTCGGAGCTGGTCGCTAGCGAAATACTCCGTGTCTCAGAAGAAATGAACTTCACTCGCCGCGAGTTCTCAGCTGACGAAATCGTAGAAAGCCTCTTGCTCACAATGGTGGCGGAAGCCTGCGATATCCTTGACGAAGGCGTAGCAGAAAAACCGCAAGACATCGACCTAGTAATGATTCACGGCTACGGATTTCCCCGCTGGCGGGGAGGCCTGATGCACCACGCCAAAAATATCGGCAAGGATCGGTTGACCGCGCTCTTCAGCGCGCATGTCAAAGAGGATCCTTGCGGCTGGAGGGTGCCTCGTTATTTAGAAAGAGTTTTCGCGACCGGGGAGGAACATGTCAGCATGTTTCCCACGATCACCGGCAGATAA